In one Streptomyces sp. NBC_01288 genomic region, the following are encoded:
- a CDS encoding FAD-binding oxidoreductase, with amino-acid sequence MTEYQGRIVLGEDTVAELADRIEGFVFAPDDAGYAGAVAGFNLRSRQGPCLVVAAAGADDVRAAVGFAAARDLPVGVMATGHQPFPAAEDFLLVTTRAMRTVEIDTERGVARVGAGALWSDVVEPAQAEGLAPLNGSSPLVGVVGFTLGGGLSPFLGRSYGWAADHVVAIEVVTPDGQLRRVSPELEPELFWGLRGGRSNFGIVTELEIRLFPVTSFYGGGIYFPADDVEAVLRAFPEVVRDAPDAFTCSLALLNFPSVPEIPEPLRGRFLAHVRVTHLGSDEEAEKLIAPFRAIGDGVIDTIGRHPYGAFALVHTDPADPFPYEEQGALLAELPTEALDSLVESAQLAAGGLLTVLEIRHLGGALADRPIAASPIAARDAEFNVWGATVGPPEVVDAGMAMLGGMVERLRPWATGLAYTNFAGRDDGAEDVFTADDLARLRVLKRHYDPRNLFRVNNHNVAPEQR; translated from the coding sequence ATGACCGAGTACCAGGGGCGGATCGTTCTCGGAGAGGACACCGTCGCCGAACTGGCCGACCGGATCGAGGGATTCGTGTTCGCCCCGGACGACGCGGGCTACGCGGGAGCGGTCGCGGGCTTCAACCTGCGCTCGCGGCAGGGGCCTTGCCTGGTCGTCGCGGCAGCCGGGGCCGACGATGTGCGGGCCGCGGTGGGTTTCGCGGCGGCGCGTGACCTGCCCGTCGGGGTCATGGCCACCGGGCACCAGCCGTTCCCCGCCGCGGAGGACTTCCTGCTCGTCACGACGCGGGCGATGCGTACGGTCGAGATCGACACCGAGCGTGGTGTGGCCCGGGTGGGTGCGGGCGCGCTCTGGTCGGACGTCGTGGAGCCCGCCCAGGCGGAGGGGCTGGCGCCGCTGAACGGGTCCAGCCCGCTGGTCGGAGTCGTGGGCTTCACCCTCGGCGGCGGCCTCAGCCCGTTCCTGGGCCGGTCCTACGGCTGGGCCGCCGACCACGTCGTCGCGATCGAGGTCGTCACACCGGACGGTCAACTGCGCCGCGTCTCACCGGAGTTGGAACCGGAACTGTTCTGGGGCCTGCGCGGCGGACGCAGCAACTTCGGGATCGTGACCGAGCTGGAGATCCGGCTCTTCCCCGTAACCTCCTTCTACGGCGGCGGAATCTACTTCCCCGCCGACGACGTCGAGGCCGTGCTGCGCGCCTTCCCCGAGGTGGTCCGCGACGCCCCCGACGCCTTCACCTGCTCGCTGGCGCTGCTCAACTTCCCGTCGGTACCGGAGATTCCGGAACCGCTGCGCGGCCGCTTCCTCGCTCACGTCCGGGTCACCCACCTCGGCTCCGACGAGGAGGCCGAGAAGCTCATCGCGCCCTTCCGGGCCATCGGCGACGGCGTCATCGACACGATCGGCCGTCATCCCTACGGCGCTTTCGCCCTCGTGCACACGGACCCGGCCGACCCTTTCCCGTACGAGGAACAGGGCGCCCTTCTGGCCGAGTTGCCGACCGAGGCACTCGACTCCCTTGTCGAGAGCGCCCAGTTGGCGGCCGGCGGACTCCTCACGGTCCTGGAGATCAGGCATCTCGGCGGGGCGCTGGCGGATCGGCCGATCGCGGCGAGCCCCATCGCGGCCCGGGACGCCGAGTTCAACGTGTGGGGAGCGACCGTCGGACCGCCGGAGGTCGTCGACGCCGGAATGGCCATGCTCGGCGGGATGGTCGAGCGACTGCGCCCCTGGGCCACGGGGCTCGCGTACACGAACTTCGCGGGCCGTGACGACGGGGCGGAGGACGTGTTCACCGCCGACGACCTGGCACGGCTGCGGGTCCTGAAGAGGCACTACGACCCGCGCAACCTGTTCCGGGTCAACAACCACAACGTCGCTCCGGAACAGCGGTGA
- a CDS encoding zf-HC2 domain-containing protein: MNCEQDMPELAAYALAALDPADAVRVDGHVRECPACAADVDGLRTTLAAARALPVEEMLGNWSGKLPELREAAVRAALAEIPGVTGS; the protein is encoded by the coding sequence GTGAACTGCGAGCAGGACATGCCCGAACTGGCCGCGTACGCCCTGGCGGCCCTCGATCCCGCGGACGCGGTACGCGTCGACGGCCATGTACGGGAGTGCCCGGCGTGCGCTGCCGACGTGGACGGGCTCCGCACCACCCTCGCCGCCGCCCGGGCGCTGCCCGTAGAGGAGATGCTGGGCAACTGGTCCGGCAAACTCCCCGAACTGCGGGAAGCGGCGGTCCGCGCGGCCTTGGCGGAGATCCCGGGGGTGACCGGCTCCTGA
- a CDS encoding sigma-70 family RNA polymerase sigma factor, producing MRYDTGIRDARPGRTGGTRDRARDEAFIRAVYDKHGVFLLRVTTGLLWGDSHQAQDLVQEAVLRAWQNADILDPEAEGIRPWLVTVVRNLVIDGYRARKARPPETIDTALNDMPGPEPMDPALTRKIVREALADLTLQHREILVHVEFLDQSVARTAETLGIPPGTVKSRTHLALRALRAALAERGYTA from the coding sequence ATGAGGTACGACACAGGAATCCGGGACGCACGGCCCGGCCGAACCGGCGGCACCCGTGACCGGGCGCGCGACGAGGCGTTCATCCGCGCCGTCTACGACAAACACGGTGTGTTCCTGCTGAGGGTGACCACCGGACTGCTCTGGGGCGACAGCCATCAGGCCCAGGACCTGGTCCAGGAGGCCGTCCTGCGCGCCTGGCAGAACGCCGACATCCTCGATCCCGAGGCGGAGGGCATACGGCCGTGGCTCGTCACGGTCGTCCGCAACCTCGTCATCGACGGCTACCGCGCCCGCAAGGCCCGACCGCCGGAGACGATCGACACCGCCCTGAACGACATGCCCGGCCCGGAGCCCATGGACCCGGCCCTCACCAGGAAGATCGTGCGCGAGGCCTTGGCGGACCTGACGTTGCAGCACCGCGAGATCCTCGTCCACGTCGAGTTCCTGGACCAGTCGGTGGCCCGGACGGCGGAGACGCTGGGCATACCGCCGGGCACGGTCAAGTCCCGGACGCACCTTGCCCTCAGGGCTCTCCGGGCCGCGTTGGCCGAGCGGGGGTACACCGCGTGA
- a CDS encoding zinc-binding alcohol dehydrogenase family protein: MSETRKSATMPAVAYRKSLPIDDAESLVDVELPVPEPGPHDLLVQVEAVAVNPVDYKVRQSNDPGGELKVLGWDAAGTVVAVGEQVELFEVGDEVFYAGAIDRPGTNSRFHTVDERIVGRKPSTLSFAEAAALPLTSLTAWEGLFERLGLREGAAEETGTLLVTAAAGGVGAMVAQLARALTGLTVIGTASRPETVAFARRMGVTHVVDHHRPLPAQVAEVAPGGVDHIFGTAGTDRNLAAYADMLKPLGGLVAIDDFGPVEIGLLKAKSISFHWELMFTRSLFKTPDQVTQHHILDRISRLVDEGALRTTATRDLGTINAANLREAHRILESGSAIGKVTLTGF, translated from the coding sequence ATGAGTGAGACCCGGAAGTCGGCGACGATGCCCGCCGTCGCGTATCGCAAGAGCCTGCCGATCGACGACGCCGAGAGCCTGGTGGACGTCGAACTGCCCGTGCCCGAGCCGGGTCCCCACGATCTGCTGGTCCAGGTGGAGGCCGTCGCGGTCAACCCCGTCGACTACAAGGTCCGGCAGAGCAACGACCCGGGCGGAGAACTCAAGGTGCTCGGCTGGGACGCCGCCGGTACGGTCGTCGCGGTCGGTGAGCAGGTGGAGTTGTTCGAGGTCGGCGACGAGGTCTTCTACGCCGGCGCGATCGACCGGCCGGGCACCAACTCCCGTTTCCACACGGTCGACGAGCGCATCGTCGGCCGTAAGCCCAGCACGCTCTCCTTCGCCGAGGCGGCGGCGCTGCCGCTGACCTCCCTCACCGCGTGGGAGGGGTTGTTCGAACGCCTCGGTCTGCGCGAGGGCGCCGCGGAGGAGACCGGCACGCTGCTGGTGACCGCGGCGGCGGGCGGTGTAGGAGCCATGGTGGCTCAACTGGCCCGGGCCCTCACCGGTTTGACCGTGATCGGCACCGCCTCCCGGCCGGAGACCGTCGCGTTCGCACGGCGTATGGGCGTGACACATGTGGTCGACCACCATCGTCCGCTGCCGGCACAGGTGGCCGAGGTGGCACCCGGCGGGGTCGACCACATCTTCGGCACCGCCGGTACGGACCGGAACCTCGCCGCGTACGCCGACATGCTCAAGCCGCTCGGCGGGCTCGTCGCCATCGACGACTTCGGTCCCGTGGAGATCGGCCTGCTGAAGGCGAAGAGCATCTCCTTCCACTGGGAACTCATGTTCACGCGCTCCCTGTTCAAGACTCCGGACCAGGTGACGCAGCACCACATCCTCGACCGGATCTCCCGACTCGTGGACGAGGGCGCCCTGCGGACCACGGCCACGCGGGATCTCGGCACGATCAACGCCGCGAACCTCCGCGAGGCGCATCGCATCCTGGAGTCCGGCAGCGCCATCGGCAAGGTGACGCTCACCGGATTCTGA
- a CDS encoding winged helix-turn-helix transcriptional regulator, whose protein sequence is MTKTSGLCEDPKSVYSAACPCRDMLDLLANKWSALALGALEDGPQRFGALRGRLQGVSPKVLTQTLRRLEDYGLIDREIYAEVPPRVEYSLTPLGKDACAPLSHLRSWVEQNIDRFPESA, encoded by the coding sequence ATGACCAAGACATCAGGCCTCTGCGAGGACCCCAAGAGCGTCTACTCCGCGGCCTGCCCCTGCCGCGACATGCTGGACCTGCTCGCCAACAAGTGGAGCGCCCTCGCACTGGGCGCCCTGGAGGACGGACCCCAGCGCTTCGGCGCACTGCGCGGCCGGTTGCAGGGCGTGAGCCCCAAGGTCCTCACCCAGACCCTGCGCCGCCTGGAGGACTACGGCCTGATCGACCGGGAGATCTACGCGGAGGTCCCGCCCCGCGTCGAGTACAGCCTGACCCCGCTCGGCAAGGACGCCTGCGCCCCGCTCTCCCATCTGCGCAGCTGGGTGGAGCAGAACATCGACCGGTTCCCGGAGTCCGCCTGA
- a CDS encoding AfsR/SARP family transcriptional regulator produces MNDDALHLRLLGRLELADGSGAVALPGALSRAIVARLLLAGGAVVHRDTLIDELWEDREAKDPVNALQVQVTKLRAALATRGRDGRVRSQYGGYRFVPAPEDELDTVRFEATLREGREHLAAGAYRQAEDVLRQGLALWRGRALDDLKGRVFDAERLRLEELRLSAQEDASVAGLELGRAAELVPELTALVSAAPLRERSRARLMLALHRCGRHAEALDVYETGRRLLRSELGADPSPELRSLHDAMLAGDPRPGTPTADSVRLSAHDARLAGEPRPGTVTADSVRLSSDRPDSQPADRRASHPADRPASRPTPGEGGPDHPLGPFVGRAEELDGLRAALDRERLVTVVGPGGVGKTRLALEVCVLMQPSHDGVWWVDLAAADGAGVLAAIAGALGLSDASVRPDQPPHDYVHRLTSFLAGRRAMLVLDNCEHLLDAVAPLVAVLLGRCPALTVLATSRAPLAVAGETLNPLTPMPDGEAADLFSARALMIDPSFTADETAMHDIRSLCRRLDGLPLAVELAAAHVRLLPVREIELRLDNRFALLAKGKRTAPARHRTLRAVLDWSYALLDTTEQRVLTELALYVGGCSVELAETAVCLPEADRHEILQVLAQLVDKSLLFTVSTPEGSRLRMLETVREYALDRLRAEGRAAEAEERFMAWALRFVHDSTDANAPDDPGELIRRHTAESANVRAASDLMMTRSRTAQALSLEARRGSYWIISGREEEGIDRLQRSVRAHDGAAAEPTEEAERALFYALAWLVWLNHVVGRYAEGGYFVDRFKAAWRRAKNPDLAVLGPCYEPLHAMLTGQDDVAELFVRAEQGVAGTEFHWDRAILLTNWTTYCLQAGDIDGARSHGRAAVEAATASGDDFARACTLTLRGDADESAGLRDRARAHWTEAARILRSIGARGQYAYAALRIVCLDIAEGAVDTAENRLSEVVRLADELSADDLRSAAAILRGTLAFYGGRFSDARTIFAGVWDSPTAPLDRRAMAAVGLVAVTTFGAPTPSAAGDARLWMDRAGEALDRVREPLARRAVGALLDKLDAYFKSGPSGAVGMEHVRAWLSNNPSLLAGFTGVLNGPGRHR; encoded by the coding sequence ATGAACGACGACGCCCTGCACCTCCGACTGCTCGGCCGCCTGGAGCTGGCCGACGGGAGCGGTGCCGTCGCTCTTCCGGGCGCCCTCTCCCGCGCGATCGTCGCCCGGCTGCTGCTCGCCGGGGGAGCGGTCGTCCACCGCGACACCCTCATCGACGAACTGTGGGAGGACCGCGAGGCGAAGGACCCGGTCAACGCCCTCCAGGTCCAGGTGACGAAACTCCGCGCGGCGCTCGCGACCCGGGGCCGGGACGGGCGCGTGCGGTCGCAGTACGGCGGATACCGGTTCGTGCCGGCGCCGGAGGACGAACTCGACACGGTCCGTTTCGAGGCGACGCTCCGCGAGGGCCGCGAACACCTGGCGGCGGGGGCGTACCGCCAGGCCGAGGACGTTCTACGGCAGGGACTTGCCCTGTGGCGAGGCCGCGCCCTGGACGACCTGAAGGGCCGGGTCTTCGACGCCGAGCGCCTGCGCCTTGAGGAACTGCGCCTGAGCGCACAGGAGGACGCGAGCGTCGCGGGTCTTGAACTCGGCCGCGCGGCCGAACTGGTCCCCGAACTCACGGCACTTGTGTCCGCCGCACCTCTGCGGGAACGGTCCCGGGCACGACTGATGCTCGCGCTCCACCGCTGCGGGCGTCACGCCGAAGCACTGGACGTGTACGAAACGGGCCGCAGACTCCTGAGGTCCGAACTGGGCGCCGACCCTTCCCCCGAACTGCGTTCCCTGCACGACGCGATGCTGGCAGGCGATCCGCGCCCCGGGACGCCGACGGCCGACTCCGTACGGCTGTCCGCGCACGACGCGCGACTGGCGGGCGAGCCGCGTCCCGGGACGGTGACCGCGGATTCTGTACGACTGTCCTCGGATCGTCCGGATTCCCAGCCGGCAGATCGTCGCGCTTCCCACCCGGCAGATCGTCCGGCTTCGCGCCCGACGCCCGGCGAAGGCGGTCCCGACCACCCGCTCGGCCCGTTCGTCGGCCGCGCCGAGGAACTCGACGGGCTGCGCGCGGCCCTCGACCGCGAACGGCTGGTGACCGTCGTAGGACCCGGCGGTGTCGGGAAGACGCGCCTCGCGCTTGAGGTGTGCGTGCTGATGCAGCCGTCGCACGACGGTGTGTGGTGGGTCGATCTGGCGGCGGCCGACGGGGCGGGTGTCCTCGCGGCGATCGCCGGAGCCCTGGGGCTGTCGGACGCGTCGGTCCGGCCGGACCAGCCGCCGCACGACTATGTGCACCGGCTCACGTCGTTCCTGGCCGGACGTCGGGCGATGCTCGTGCTCGACAACTGTGAGCACCTGCTCGACGCGGTCGCCCCGCTCGTGGCGGTCCTGCTCGGCCGGTGTCCCGCACTTACCGTCCTCGCAACCAGCAGAGCCCCGTTGGCAGTTGCGGGCGAGACGCTCAATCCCCTGACACCGATGCCCGACGGTGAGGCCGCGGACCTGTTCAGCGCCCGCGCCCTCATGATCGACCCGTCCTTCACCGCGGACGAGACCGCGATGCACGACATCCGCTCGCTCTGCCGCCGACTCGACGGACTGCCGCTCGCGGTCGAACTCGCCGCCGCGCACGTGCGGTTGCTGCCGGTACGCGAGATCGAACTCCGTCTCGACAACCGCTTCGCCCTACTGGCCAAGGGAAAGCGGACCGCTCCCGCCCGGCACCGCACCCTGCGTGCCGTCCTCGACTGGAGCTACGCCCTCCTGGACACCACCGAGCAGCGGGTGTTGACCGAACTCGCCCTGTATGTCGGCGGCTGTTCCGTCGAGTTGGCGGAGACGGCGGTCTGCCTGCCCGAGGCGGACCGCCACGAGATCCTCCAGGTGCTGGCCCAACTGGTCGACAAGTCCCTCCTGTTCACCGTCTCGACCCCCGAGGGGAGTCGGCTGCGGATGCTGGAGACGGTCCGCGAATACGCGTTGGACCGGCTCCGGGCCGAAGGAAGGGCCGCCGAGGCGGAGGAGCGCTTCATGGCCTGGGCCCTGCGTTTCGTCCACGACAGCACCGACGCCAACGCGCCCGACGACCCAGGGGAGTTGATACGGCGGCACACCGCGGAATCCGCCAACGTCAGGGCCGCCTCGGACCTCATGATGACCCGGTCGAGAACGGCTCAGGCGTTGTCGCTGGAAGCACGGCGCGGCAGTTACTGGATCATCAGTGGCCGTGAGGAAGAAGGCATCGACCGTCTCCAGCGCAGCGTGCGGGCCCATGACGGGGCTGCCGCGGAGCCCACGGAGGAGGCCGAGCGGGCACTCTTCTACGCCCTCGCGTGGCTCGTCTGGCTCAACCACGTCGTCGGTCGGTACGCGGAGGGCGGCTACTTCGTCGACCGGTTCAAGGCGGCCTGGCGCCGGGCGAAGAACCCCGACCTCGCGGTCCTGGGCCCCTGTTACGAGCCGCTCCACGCCATGCTGACCGGGCAGGACGACGTGGCGGAACTCTTCGTACGGGCCGAACAAGGCGTCGCCGGCACCGAGTTCCACTGGGACCGGGCGATCCTCCTGACCAACTGGACGACGTACTGCCTCCAGGCCGGCGACATCGACGGCGCCCGCAGCCACGGCCGGGCCGCCGTCGAGGCCGCGACAGCCTCCGGCGACGACTTCGCCAGGGCGTGCACCCTCACGCTCCGCGGCGACGCGGACGAGAGCGCCGGCCTCCGCGACCGCGCCCGCGCGCACTGGACCGAGGCGGCACGCATCCTCCGTTCCATCGGCGCGCGCGGTCAGTACGCGTACGCCGCCCTCAGGATCGTGTGCCTCGACATCGCGGAGGGCGCGGTCGACACGGCCGAGAACCGGCTCTCGGAGGTGGTTCGCCTCGCCGACGAACTCAGCGCGGACGACCTCCGATCCGCGGCGGCCATCCTGCGCGGAACACTGGCGTTCTACGGCGGTCGCTTCTCGGACGCGCGGACGATCTTCGCCGGCGTCTGGGACAGCCCTACGGCACCGCTCGACCGCAGGGCGATGGCTGCCGTAGGCCTGGTGGCGGTGACGACGTTCGGCGCACCCACCCCCTCGGCGGCAGGCGACGCGCGGCTGTGGATGGACCGCGCGGGCGAGGCGCTCGACCGGGTGCGTGAGCCGCTGGCGCGCCGGGCGGTGGGCGCCCTGCTGGACAAGCTGGACGCCTACTTCAAGTCCGGTCCGAGCGGCGCGGTCGGGATGGAGCATGTGCGGGCCTGGCTCTCCAACAACCCTTCCCTGCTTGCCGGTTTCACCGGCGTGCTGAACGGCCCCGGTCGGCACCGCTGA
- a CDS encoding catalase family peroxidase: MSSSSADQTLAVRVVDSMERMSGRHPGYRRSSARGAGFRATFTPSGAAAALTTAAHLQSRPVPATVRFSNSEGDPHTPDTAPVTRGMAVRFHLHDGGDTDLVALSVPRFVASTPREFLELTEALRRDPVTRQPDLARVHAFVGAHSHLAEAVAQQPPVPVSYASAAYWTIHAFIWVDADGARRPVRYRWEPEAGRAELTAADAATRTAHYLTDELHQRLEHAPVAFDLRIQLAEPDDPTHDPSTVWPEHRKEFTAGRLEITAPADDQDPGNTQAFNPTRVTSGIQLSDDPVLAFRAHAYAESHLRRSHNQ, from the coding sequence ATGTCAAGCAGTTCCGCAGATCAGACCCTGGCTGTCCGGGTCGTCGACAGCATGGAGCGGATGAGCGGGAGGCATCCCGGATACCGCCGGTCCAGTGCCCGGGGGGCCGGTTTCCGGGCCACCTTCACTCCCAGTGGGGCCGCGGCCGCGCTGACCACGGCCGCGCATCTCCAGTCGCGGCCGGTTCCGGCGACCGTACGGTTCTCGAACTCCGAGGGGGATCCGCACACGCCCGACACCGCCCCGGTGACCCGGGGCATGGCCGTCCGCTTCCACCTGCACGACGGCGGTGACACCGACCTCGTCGCCCTCAGCGTCCCCCGGTTCGTCGCCTCGACGCCCAGGGAGTTCCTGGAGCTGACCGAGGCCCTGCGCCGCGACCCCGTGACCCGACAGCCCGACCTGGCCCGGGTGCACGCGTTCGTCGGCGCTCATTCGCACCTGGCGGAAGCCGTGGCGCAGCAGCCGCCCGTACCCGTCAGCTATGCCTCCGCCGCCTACTGGACCATCCACGCCTTCATCTGGGTCGACGCGGACGGCGCGAGGCGGCCCGTGCGGTACCGCTGGGAACCGGAGGCCGGACGCGCCGAACTCACCGCCGCGGACGCGGCCACCCGAACCGCCCACTACCTCACCGACGAACTGCACCAGCGCCTGGAACACGCACCGGTGGCGTTCGACCTGCGGATCCAGCTCGCCGAACCCGACGACCCCACCCACGACCCCAGCACCGTCTGGCCCGAGCACCGCAAGGAGTTCACCGCCGGGCGGCTGGAGATCACCGCACCCGCCGACGACCAGGACCCCGGGAACACGCAGGCGTTCAACCCCACCCGCGTCACCAGCGGCATCCAGCTCTCCGACGACCCCGTCCTCGCCTTCCGGGCCCACGCCTACGCCGAGTCCCACCTCCGGCGCAGCCACAACCAGTAG
- a CDS encoding SGNH/GDSL hydrolase family protein, producing MDLNSEQTKGTPGRRGLFRGATVACCAMALSAAGATAASAASIPTARTTVSYVALGDSYASGPGIPTQVDATCARSDQNYPSLLAAARNWQLTDVSCSGATTTALAGPQGSRPPQLDALGADTDVVTLTIGGNDLGFSGNLATCAGLTSKDPTGNPCRTFFTSDGTDRLAQRVDDIAPKIAAALDAVRQRAPHAKVLVVGYPDLFPDDGVGCTSSAVPLAAGDFAYLRDTEKKLNAMIADQAAANGARYVDTYTPTVGHDMCEPAGERWIEPLVAPAPTAPAHPNAQGQQAMAATVERALRCAAHRR from the coding sequence ATGGACTTGAACAGCGAACAGACCAAGGGAACTCCGGGCCGGCGAGGCCTGTTCCGAGGCGCCACGGTGGCGTGTTGCGCGATGGCCCTCTCCGCCGCGGGAGCGACAGCGGCGAGCGCCGCCTCGATACCCACCGCGCGCACCACCGTCAGCTACGTCGCGCTGGGCGACTCCTACGCCTCCGGCCCCGGCATCCCGACCCAGGTCGACGCCACATGCGCCCGGTCCGACCAGAACTACCCGTCCCTCCTCGCGGCAGCGAGGAACTGGCAGTTGACCGACGTCAGTTGCTCGGGCGCGACCACAACCGCCCTGGCCGGACCCCAGGGTTCGCGACCGCCGCAGCTGGACGCACTCGGCGCGGACACGGACGTGGTCACCCTGACCATCGGCGGCAACGACCTCGGCTTCTCCGGCAACCTGGCCACCTGCGCCGGACTGACGTCGAAGGACCCGACGGGCAACCCGTGCCGGACCTTCTTCACGAGCGACGGCACCGACCGGCTGGCCCAGCGCGTCGACGACATCGCCCCCAAGATCGCCGCCGCGCTGGACGCCGTACGGCAGCGGGCTCCGCACGCCAAGGTCCTGGTGGTCGGCTATCCCGACCTGTTCCCGGACGACGGGGTCGGCTGCACCAGCTCCGCCGTACCGCTCGCCGCCGGTGACTTCGCCTATCTGCGCGACACCGAGAAGAAGCTCAACGCGATGATCGCGGACCAGGCGGCGGCGAACGGCGCGCGCTACGTCGACACCTACACCCCGACGGTCGGACACGACATGTGCGAGCCGGCCGGCGAGCGCTGGATCGAACCCCTGGTCGCCCCGGCTCCGACCGCGCCCGCCCACCCCAACGCCCAGGGCCAGCAGGCCATGGCCGCCACGGTGGAACGCGCCCTCCGCTGCGCCGCGCACCGCCGATGA